One Pseudomonas brassicacearum genomic region harbors:
- the rraA gene encoding ribonuclease E activity regulator RraA translates to MNHYLTPDLCDAYPELVQVLEPMFSNFGGRDSFGGEIVTIKCFEDNSRVKEQVELQGNGKVLVVDGGGSLRRALLGDMLAEKAAKNGWEGLVVYGCIRDVDVIAQTDLGVQALASHPMKTDRRGVGELNVPVTFAGVTFRPGEYVYADNNGVIVSPSPLKMPE, encoded by the coding sequence ATGAACCATTACCTCACGCCCGACCTGTGCGACGCCTACCCGGAGTTGGTGCAGGTGTTGGAGCCGATGTTCAGCAATTTCGGCGGCCGCGATTCCTTTGGCGGCGAAATCGTGACCATCAAGTGCTTCGAGGACAACTCGCGGGTCAAGGAGCAGGTTGAACTCCAGGGCAACGGCAAGGTGTTGGTGGTCGATGGCGGTGGCTCCCTGCGCCGGGCACTGCTGGGCGACATGCTGGCGGAAAAAGCCGCGAAAAACGGCTGGGAAGGGCTGGTGGTCTACGGTTGCATCCGCGACGTCGACGTCATCGCCCAGACGGACCTAGGGGTCCAGGCCCTCGCCAGCCACCCGATGAAAACCGACCGGCGTGGTGTCGGCGAGCTCAATGTGCCGGTGACCTTTGCCGGCGTGACGTTTCGTCCGGGCGAGTATGTCTATGCGGATAACAACGGCGTGATCGTCTCGCCAAGCCCGCTGAAAATGCCTGAATGA
- a CDS encoding zinc transporter ZntB, which translates to MFEEENAQWGLVHALVLDGKGGARSIARTELDDLQLQAHESLWLHWDRSHPQTHTWLRKSSGLSEFNCDLLLEENTRPRLLPLPNAELLLFLRGINLNPGAEPEDMVSVRIFASAQRVISLRLRPLRATDELLAQLAEGKGPKSASELILYMAQYLTNKVQDLVTCLSEIVDGEEEKLDTDERYTPEHDAILHIRRRAAGLKRFLAPQRDIFGQMTRLKLPWFVDDDGDYWNELNNSLTRYLEELELTRERVGLVLEAEDRRLSVRMNRTMYRFGIITGIFLPMSFLTGLLGINVGGIPFSDSAYGFLVACLLMVCVALGQWWLFRRLRWV; encoded by the coding sequence ATGTTCGAGGAAGAAAACGCGCAATGGGGGCTGGTGCATGCCCTGGTGCTGGACGGTAAAGGCGGCGCGCGTTCCATAGCCCGGACCGAACTCGACGATTTGCAGTTGCAGGCGCACGAAAGCCTGTGGCTGCACTGGGATCGCAGTCATCCGCAAACCCATACCTGGCTGCGCAAATCCAGTGGCCTGAGCGAATTCAACTGCGACCTGTTGCTCGAAGAGAACACCCGGCCGCGGCTGTTGCCGTTGCCTAACGCTGAGCTGCTGCTGTTCCTCAGGGGGATCAACCTCAACCCGGGCGCCGAGCCGGAAGACATGGTGTCGGTGCGGATCTTTGCGTCCGCCCAACGCGTGATCTCCCTGCGCCTGCGTCCACTGCGTGCCACCGATGAGCTGCTGGCGCAATTGGCTGAGGGGAAGGGGCCGAAAAGTGCGTCGGAGCTCATCCTTTATATGGCGCAATACCTCACCAATAAGGTGCAGGATCTGGTCACCTGCCTCTCTGAAATCGTCGATGGCGAGGAAGAGAAGCTCGATACTGACGAACGGTATACTCCCGAGCACGACGCCATTTTGCATATCCGTCGAAGGGCGGCCGGGCTGAAGCGATTCCTGGCCCCACAGCGGGACATCTTCGGTCAGATGACACGGCTTAAACTGCCATGGTTCGTCGACGACGACGGTGACTACTGGAATGAATTGAACAACAGCCTGACCCGTTACCTCGAGGAGCTGGAATTGACCCGAGAGCGCGTGGGCCTTGTGCTGGAGGCCGAGGATCGGCGTCTTTCGGTGCGTATGAACCGCACCATGTATCGCTTTGGCATCATCACCGGGATTTTCCTGCCGATGAGTTTTCTCACCGGCCTTTTGGGCATTAACGTCGGCGGCATTCCGTTTTCCGATAGCGCTTACGGCTTCCTGGTTGCCTGCCTGCTGATGGTCTGCGTGGCGCTGGGGCAGTGGTGGTTATTCCGCCGTTTGCGCTGGGTGTGA
- a CDS encoding mechanosensitive ion channel family protein, which translates to MELNLWTQSLVTAMTALWTKVANFIPNLFGALVVLLLGFVVAKLLDTLLSKLLAKLGLDRLMGGTGLTKLLSRGGIQVPISTLIGKIVYWFVLLIFLVSAAESLGLERVSATLDMLALYLPKVFGAALVLLVGVLLAQLANGLVRGAAEGVGLDYAQGLGRIAQGLVIIISISVAISQLEVKTDLLNHVIVIVLITVGLAVALAMGLGSREIAGQILAGIYVRELYEVGQQVRVGEVEGQIEEIGTVKTTLLTEEGELVSLSNRILLEQHVSSR; encoded by the coding sequence ATGGAACTTAATCTCTGGACCCAGAGCCTCGTCACGGCAATGACTGCGTTGTGGACCAAAGTGGCTAACTTTATCCCCAACCTTTTTGGCGCGCTGGTCGTGCTGTTGTTGGGTTTCGTCGTCGCCAAGCTGCTGGACACGCTGCTTTCCAAGCTGCTCGCCAAACTGGGGCTCGACCGCTTGATGGGCGGCACCGGCCTGACCAAGCTGCTGTCCCGGGGTGGCATCCAGGTACCGATTTCGACCCTGATCGGCAAGATCGTCTATTGGTTCGTGCTGTTGATTTTTCTGGTTTCCGCGGCAGAATCCCTTGGTCTTGAGCGAGTTTCAGCTACGCTCGATATGCTTGCACTGTATTTGCCGAAGGTCTTCGGGGCTGCGCTGGTGTTGCTGGTGGGCGTCCTGCTGGCGCAACTGGCCAACGGGCTGGTGCGCGGCGCGGCCGAGGGCGTAGGGCTCGATTACGCCCAGGGCCTGGGCAGAATTGCCCAGGGCCTGGTGATCATCATCAGTATTTCGGTCGCGATCAGCCAGTTGGAGGTCAAGACTGACCTGCTCAACCATGTGATTGTGATCGTCTTGATTACCGTTGGTCTGGCGGTTGCGCTGGCCATGGGCTTGGGAAGCCGGGAAATCGCCGGTCAGATTCTTGCGGGAATCTATGTGCGTGAGCTGTATGAGGTTGGGCAACAAGTGCGTGTTGGCGAGGTCGAAGGCCAGATCGAAGAGATCGGCACGGTGAAGACCACATTGCTGACCGAGGAGGGCGAACTGGTGTCGCTCTCCAATCGGATCCTGCTGGAGCAGCATGTGAGTAGCCGCTAA
- the sigX gene encoding RNA polymerase sigma factor SigX, which produces MNKPQSLSTRYDPRDLSDEELVARAHTELFHVTRAYEELMRRYQRTLFNVCARYLGNDRDADDVCQEVMLKVLYGLKNFEGKSKFKTWLYSITYNECITQYRKERRKRRLMDALSLDPLEEASEEKAPKPEEKGGLDRWLVYVNPIDREILVLRFVAELEFQEIADIMHMGLSATKMRYKRALDKLREKFAGIAET; this is translated from the coding sequence TTGAACAAACCCCAATCGCTATCTACGCGCTACGACCCCCGTGATCTCTCCGATGAGGAGTTGGTCGCGCGCGCGCATACGGAGCTGTTTCACGTAACACGCGCTTACGAAGAGTTGATGCGGCGTTACCAGAGAACATTATTTAACGTTTGTGCACGATATCTTGGGAACGATCGCGATGCTGACGATGTCTGTCAGGAGGTGATGTTGAAGGTGCTGTATGGCCTGAAGAACTTCGAGGGGAAATCGAAGTTCAAGACATGGCTCTATAGCATCACGTACAACGAATGCATCACGCAGTATCGCAAGGAACGGCGAAAGCGTCGCTTGATGGACGCTTTGAGCCTGGACCCTCTCGAGGAAGCGTCTGAAGAAAAGGCGCCCAAGCCCGAGGAAAAGGGTGGACTCGATCGCTGGCTGGTCTATGTGAACCCGATCGACCGGGAAATTCTGGTGCTACGATTTGTCGCAGAACTGGAATTCCAAGAGATCGCAGACATAATGCACATGGGTTTGAGCGCGACAAAAATGCGCTACAAGCGCGCTCTTGACAAATTGCGTGAGAAATTTGCAGGCATTGCTGAAACTTAG
- a CDS encoding OmpA family protein has product MKLKNTLGFAIGSLIAATSFGALAQGQGAVEIEGFAKKEQFDSARNFKNNGNLFGGSVGYFLTDDVELRLAYDEVHNARTDDGTNVKGANTALDALYHFNNPGDMLRPYVSAGFSDQSIDQNGSNGRNRSTFANVGGGAKLYFTENFYARAGVEAQYNIDQGDTEWAPSVGIGVNFGGGSKPAAAPVPAPAEVCSDSDNDGVCDNVDKCPDTPANVTVDADGCPAVAEVVRVELDVKFDFDKSVVKENSYGDIKNLADFMKQYPSTSTTVEGHTDSVGPDAYNQKLSERRANAVKQVLTNQYGVESSRVQSVGYGESRPVADNKTEAGRAVNRRVEAQVEAQGK; this is encoded by the coding sequence ATGAAACTGAAAAACACCTTGGGCTTTGCCATTGGTTCTCTTATTGCTGCCACTTCGTTCGGCGCTCTGGCACAAGGCCAAGGCGCAGTTGAAATCGAAGGCTTCGCCAAGAAAGAGCAATTCGACAGCGCTCGTAACTTCAAGAACAACGGCAACCTGTTCGGCGGTTCGGTTGGTTACTTCCTGACCGACGACGTTGAACTGCGTCTGGCCTACGACGAAGTGCACAACGCACGTACCGACGACGGCACGAACGTCAAGGGCGCCAACACCGCTCTGGACGCTCTGTACCACTTCAACAACCCAGGTGACATGCTGCGTCCTTACGTCTCTGCCGGTTTCTCCGACCAGAGCATCGACCAGAATGGCAGCAACGGTCGTAACCGTTCCACCTTTGCTAACGTTGGTGGCGGCGCCAAGCTGTATTTCACCGAGAACTTCTACGCCCGTGCTGGCGTTGAAGCTCAGTACAACATCGACCAAGGCGACACCGAGTGGGCGCCAAGCGTCGGTATCGGTGTGAACTTCGGTGGCGGCTCCAAGCCTGCTGCTGCTCCAGTTCCAGCTCCGGCTGAAGTCTGCTCCGACAGCGACAACGATGGCGTGTGCGACAACGTCGACAAGTGCCCTGACACCCCAGCCAACGTAACCGTTGACGCTGATGGCTGCCCAGCAGTTGCTGAAGTTGTACGTGTTGAGCTGGACGTCAAGTTCGACTTCGACAAGTCGGTCGTTAAAGAAAACAGCTACGGCGACATCAAGAACCTGGCTGATTTCATGAAGCAGTACCCATCCACCAGCACCACTGTTGAAGGTCACACTGACTCCGTCGGTCCTGACGCTTACAACCAGAAACTGTCTGAGCGTCGTGCAAACGCCGTTAAGCAAGTTCTGACCAACCAGTACGGTGTTGAATCGTCCCGCGTTCAGTCTGTTGGCTACGGCGAATCCCGCCCAGTTGCTGACAACAAGACTGAAGCTGGTCGCGCAGTTAACCGTCGCGTAGAAGCGCAGGTTGAAGCTCAAGGCAAGTAA
- the cobA gene encoding uroporphyrinogen-III C-methyltransferase yields MNAKVWLVGAGPGDPELLTLKAVRALGEADVVLIDDLVNSAVLEHCPTARIIAVGKRGGCRSTPQAFIHRLMLRYARQGKCVVRLKGGDPCIFGRGGEEAQWLREHGVEVELVNGITAGLAGATQCDIPLTLRGIARGVTLVTAHTQDGSSLNWQALAQSGTTLVVYMGVAKLSEIREQLLAGGLAADTPVAMIENASLPHQRDCRSDLASMEADASAFQLKSPAILVIGAVAAAAELAGSQPAWVQASAL; encoded by the coding sequence ATGAACGCAAAAGTCTGGCTGGTGGGTGCGGGTCCCGGTGACCCTGAATTATTGACCCTCAAAGCCGTGCGCGCCTTGGGCGAAGCCGACGTGGTGCTGATCGACGATCTGGTCAATAGCGCCGTGCTTGAGCATTGCCCCACCGCTCGCATCATTGCCGTGGGCAAACGCGGCGGATGCCGGTCCACGCCACAAGCCTTTATCCATCGGTTGATGCTGCGTTATGCCCGCCAAGGCAAATGCGTGGTGCGTCTCAAGGGTGGCGATCCGTGCATCTTCGGCCGGGGCGGTGAAGAGGCGCAGTGGCTGCGTGAGCATGGCGTCGAAGTGGAGCTGGTCAATGGCATCACCGCGGGGCTTGCAGGCGCCACCCAGTGCGATATTCCGCTGACCCTGCGTGGGATTGCCCGTGGCGTGACACTGGTGACCGCCCACACCCAGGACGGCAGCAGCTTGAACTGGCAAGCCCTGGCCCAAAGCGGCACGACGCTGGTGGTGTACATGGGCGTGGCGAAACTGAGCGAAATCCGCGAGCAACTGTTGGCCGGTGGCTTGGCGGCGGACACCCCGGTGGCCATGATTGAAAACGCTTCCCTGCCCCATCAACGTGACTGCCGCAGCGACCTGGCCTCGATGGAAGCCGATGCCAGTGCGTTCCAGCTCAAGAGCCCGGCCATCCTGGTGATTGGTGCGGTGGCAGCGGCCGCTGAACTTGCAGGATCGCAGCCTGCGTGGGTCCAGGCTTCAGCGCTGTAA
- a CDS encoding nitrate reductase, whose product MNRQTTASTCCYCGVGCGVLIEHDDERILGVSGDPAHPANFGKLCSKGSTLHLTGDLAARALYPELRLGKGLARARTDWDSALDHAASVFADTLAEHGPDSVAFYISGQLLTEDYYAFNKLARALVGTNNIDSNSRLCMSSAVVGYKRSLGADAPPCSYEDLELSDCVMIVGSNMAYAHPILFRRLEEAKSRRPQMKIIVIDPRRTDTCDLADLHLAILPGTDVALFHGILHLLLWEDWVDRDFIKAHTEGLADLKNLVRDYTPSMVAQLCGISVEQLHQCAEWVGTSPSFLSLWCMGLNQSTAGSAKNSALINLHLATGQIGRPGAGPFSLTGQPNAMGGRETGSLSNLLPGHREAANPEHRAEVARYWGVEQLPATTGLSAIELFEQVRSGKIKALWIACTNPAQSMPDQAAVREALQACPFVVLQEAFRTTETAAFADLLLPAASWGEKEGSVTNSERRISHVRRAIGAPGEARADWAITVDFAQRLEKRLRPGQPSLFAFETPAQLFDEYKQLTRGRDLDLSGISHELIDQLGPQQWPFPEGATVGTARLYVDGIFPTDSGRARFVADPYRAAKELRDARYPLTLNTGRLRDQWHGMSRTGTAAQLFGHVNEAVLSLHPDEMQRHRLQAGDLVSLKSRRGAVIVAVESDESVRPGQAFLPMHWGDRFLKGGVNTLTQPAFDPLSKQPELKHSGVRLDPVNLPWQLFALIEGDVQQHLETLRPLCEAFSYVSLSLTGRERPALLIRAASAIAPEPQLLQAIDAQLGLIDGPVLAYDDPRRSIGKRVRIENGRITAIRLAGETLARHWLQNLWQEGRADEQLRRWLLAPLSAPPGNVGTSLKGSKTLCNCMNVSQRAVCAGIERGLDLQGLKKELGCGTQCGSCVPEIKRLLVATAQPVAVIS is encoded by the coding sequence ATGAACCGCCAGACCACTGCCTCGACCTGCTGTTATTGCGGGGTCGGTTGCGGCGTGCTGATCGAGCATGACGACGAGCGCATCCTCGGCGTCAGTGGCGATCCCGCCCATCCGGCCAACTTCGGCAAACTGTGCAGCAAGGGCTCCACCCTGCACTTGACCGGCGACCTCGCCGCACGGGCCCTGTACCCGGAGCTGCGCCTGGGCAAAGGCCTGGCCCGGGCCCGCACCGACTGGGACAGTGCCCTGGATCACGCTGCCAGCGTGTTCGCCGATACCCTTGCCGAACACGGCCCCGACAGCGTGGCGTTCTACATCTCCGGGCAGCTGCTGACCGAGGATTACTACGCCTTCAACAAACTCGCCCGGGCGTTGGTGGGCACCAACAACATCGACAGCAATTCCCGGCTGTGCATGTCCTCCGCCGTGGTGGGCTACAAGCGCAGCCTCGGTGCCGATGCCCCGCCCTGCAGCTATGAAGACCTGGAGCTGAGCGACTGCGTGATGATCGTCGGCAGTAACATGGCCTACGCCCACCCCATCCTGTTTCGCCGCCTCGAGGAAGCCAAATCCCGTCGGCCGCAGATGAAGATCATCGTCATCGACCCTCGGCGCACCGACACCTGCGACCTGGCGGACCTGCACCTGGCGATCCTGCCCGGCACCGATGTCGCCTTGTTCCATGGGATTTTGCACCTGCTGCTGTGGGAAGACTGGGTCGACCGCGACTTCATCAAGGCCCACACCGAAGGCCTGGCAGACCTGAAAAACCTGGTCCGCGACTACACACCGAGCATGGTCGCCCAACTGTGCGGTATCAGCGTCGAGCAACTGCACCAGTGCGCCGAATGGGTCGGCACGTCGCCGAGTTTCCTGTCGCTGTGGTGCATGGGCTTGAATCAGTCCACCGCTGGCAGCGCCAAGAACAGCGCATTGATCAATTTGCATCTGGCCACCGGGCAAATCGGCCGGCCGGGTGCGGGACCTTTCTCACTGACCGGCCAGCCCAATGCCATGGGCGGACGGGAAACCGGCAGCCTGTCAAACCTGCTGCCAGGCCATCGCGAAGCAGCCAACCCGGAGCATCGCGCCGAAGTCGCCCGTTACTGGGGTGTCGAGCAATTGCCCGCCACCACCGGCTTGAGCGCCATCGAATTGTTCGAGCAGGTTCGCAGCGGCAAGATCAAGGCCTTGTGGATCGCCTGCACCAACCCGGCCCAATCGATGCCAGACCAGGCGGCGGTACGTGAAGCGCTGCAAGCCTGCCCATTCGTGGTGTTGCAGGAGGCTTTCCGGACCACCGAAACCGCCGCGTTTGCCGACCTGCTGCTGCCGGCGGCCAGCTGGGGTGAGAAAGAAGGTTCGGTAACCAACTCCGAACGGCGCATTTCCCACGTCCGCCGGGCGATCGGCGCACCGGGTGAAGCGCGGGCGGACTGGGCAATCACGGTAGATTTCGCACAACGCTTGGAGAAACGCCTGCGGCCCGGCCAGCCCAGCCTGTTCGCCTTTGAAACCCCAGCCCAACTGTTCGATGAATACAAACAGCTGACCCGGGGTCGCGACCTGGACTTGTCCGGCATCAGCCATGAACTGATCGATCAACTCGGCCCGCAACAATGGCCCTTCCCGGAAGGTGCGACCGTTGGGACGGCGCGCCTGTATGTGGACGGGATTTTTCCCACCGACAGCGGCCGCGCCCGGTTCGTGGCCGACCCGTATCGCGCCGCCAAGGAACTGCGTGACGCCCGCTACCCGCTGACCCTCAACACCGGTCGGCTGCGCGATCAGTGGCACGGCATGAGCCGTACCGGCACCGCCGCGCAATTGTTCGGCCATGTGAACGAAGCCGTGCTCAGCCTGCATCCCGACGAAATGCAGCGCCATCGCCTGCAAGCCGGCGACCTGGTCAGCCTCAAAAGCCGTCGCGGTGCCGTGATCGTGGCGGTGGAAAGCGACGAAAGCGTGCGCCCCGGCCAAGCGTTCCTGCCCATGCACTGGGGCGACCGGTTCCTCAAGGGTGGGGTCAATACCCTGACCCAGCCGGCCTTCGACCCGCTATCGAAGCAACCGGAACTCAAACACAGTGGCGTGCGCCTGGATCCGGTAAACCTGCCCTGGCAGCTTTTCGCCTTGATCGAAGGCGATGTTCAACAGCATCTGGAGACGCTACGACCGCTGTGTGAGGCGTTTTCCTACGTCAGCCTGAGTCTGACCGGTCGTGAACGTCCCGCATTGCTGATTCGCGCTGCCAGCGCCATCGCCCCCGAACCGCAACTGCTCCAGGCGATTGACGCGCAATTGGGGCTGATCGATGGGCCGGTTCTGGCCTATGACGATCCACGGCGCTCCATTGGTAAACGGGTGCGCATCGAAAACGGTCGCATCACCGCCATTCGCCTGGCCGGCGAAACCCTGGCCCGACACTGGTTGCAGAATCTGTGGCAGGAAGGTCGTGCCGATGAGCAATTGCGCCGCTGGCTGCTGGCGCCTTTGAGCGCGCCGCCGGGCAATGTCGGCACTTCGCTCAAAGGCAGCAAAACGCTGTGCAACTGCATGAACGTCAGCCAGCGTGCGGTCTGTGCGGGCATTGAACGTGGCCTGGATCTGCAGGGGTTGAAAAAGGAACTGGGTTGCGGCACGCAATGCGGCTCCTGTGTACCGGAAATCAAGCGCCTACTGGTTGCCACTGCGCAACCGGTGGCCGTTATCTCGTGA
- the nirD gene encoding nitrite reductase small subunit NirD, translating to MNWLDICALEEINILGSRIINGPKGDIAIFRTSDDEVFALDDRCPHKGGPLSQGLVYGKRVACPLHNWQIDLESGQAQAPDVGCAHHHSARVENGRVMLALRDAS from the coding sequence ATGAACTGGCTGGATATCTGCGCACTGGAAGAGATCAATATCCTCGGGTCGCGCATCATCAATGGCCCGAAAGGCGATATCGCGATTTTTCGTACCAGCGATGATGAGGTGTTCGCCCTGGATGACCGTTGCCCTCACAAGGGTGGACCGCTGTCACAAGGCTTGGTGTACGGCAAGCGCGTGGCCTGCCCGCTGCATAACTGGCAGATCGACCTGGAAAGCGGCCAGGCCCAGGCCCCGGACGTGGGCTGTGCCCATCATCATTCGGCGCGAGTCGAGAACGGCCGGGTGATGCTGGCCCTGCGGGACGCAAGCTGA
- the nirB gene encoding nitrite reductase large subunit NirB, whose amino-acid sequence MKKLKLVMIGNGMAGVRTLEELLKLSNELYDITVFGAEPHTNYNRILLSPVLAGEQTFEEIVLNDLSWYLDNNIKLLLNRKVVEIDRIKRRVIAEDGSEAEYDRLLIATGSTPFILPIPGNTLEGVIGYRDIADTQAMINTAKTHKHAVVIGGGLLGLEAANGLKLRGMDVTVVHLGEWLLERQLDKTSGQLLQTALENRGLKFRLSEQTQALHDAGNGRVGSVQFKNGDIIPADLVVMAAGIRPNTELAEKSGIPCNRGILVNDTMQTYDPRIYAIGECASHRGTAYGLVAPLFEQAKVCANHLAQLGFATYKGSVTSTKLKVTGIDLFSAGDFMGGEGTETITLSDPIGGVYKKLVIKDDVLVGACLYGDTADGGWYFRQIRENHAISEIRDHLMFGENALGDVGHQGQDKAMSMADSAEVCGCNGVCKGTIVKAIQEHGLFSVDDVKKHTKAASSCGSCAGLVEQILINTVGGAADVKPKSEKAICGCSDLNHGQIRQAIRDQHLLTIAGTMSYLNWRTPNGCATCRPALNYYLISSWPGEAQDDPQSRLINERAHANIQKDGTYSVVPRMWGGVTNPSELRRIADVADKYNVPMVKVTGGQRIDLLGIKKQDLPGVWKDLDMPSGHAYGKSIRTVKTCVGSEFCRFGTQNSTQLGIELEHDLFNMWSPHKVKLAVSGCPRNCSEAGIKDVGIIGVDSGWEMYIGGNGGIKTEVAEFFVKLKTAEEVREYNGAFLQLYREEAFYLERTVHYMQRVGMEHIKKAVLEDPERRKALHERLKFSLSLEQDPWKQRLEQPQLKKEFEVIPVKTLEVLA is encoded by the coding sequence ATGAAAAAACTCAAACTGGTAATGATCGGCAACGGCATGGCCGGGGTTCGAACCCTCGAAGAACTGCTCAAGTTGAGCAATGAGCTTTACGACATCACGGTGTTCGGTGCCGAGCCCCACACCAACTACAACCGCATCCTGCTCTCGCCGGTGCTGGCCGGTGAGCAGACGTTCGAAGAGATCGTGCTCAACGACCTGAGCTGGTACCTGGACAACAACATCAAGTTGCTGCTCAATCGCAAGGTGGTGGAGATCGACCGGATCAAGCGCCGGGTCATCGCCGAAGACGGCAGCGAAGCCGAATACGACCGCCTGCTGATCGCCACCGGCTCCACCCCGTTCATCCTGCCGATTCCCGGCAACACCCTGGAGGGCGTGATCGGCTACCGCGACATCGCCGACACCCAGGCGATGATCAACACCGCCAAGACCCACAAACACGCCGTGGTGATCGGCGGTGGCCTGCTGGGCCTGGAAGCCGCCAATGGCTTGAAGCTACGGGGCATGGACGTGACCGTGGTGCACTTGGGCGAGTGGCTGCTGGAGCGGCAACTGGACAAAACCAGCGGCCAGTTGCTGCAAACCGCCCTGGAAAACCGTGGCCTGAAATTCCGCCTCAGCGAACAGACCCAAGCCCTGCACGACGCCGGCAACGGCCGGGTCGGCTCGGTCCAGTTCAAGAATGGCGACATCATCCCCGCCGACCTGGTGGTGATGGCGGCCGGCATCCGTCCCAACACCGAACTGGCGGAAAAATCCGGCATTCCTTGCAACCGCGGGATCCTGGTCAACGACACGATGCAAACCTACGACCCGCGCATCTACGCCATCGGTGAATGCGCCAGCCATCGCGGCACCGCCTATGGTCTGGTCGCACCGTTGTTCGAACAGGCCAAGGTCTGCGCCAACCACCTCGCGCAACTGGGTTTCGCCACTTACAAGGGCTCAGTGACCTCGACCAAACTCAAAGTCACCGGCATTGACCTGTTCTCCGCCGGGGACTTCATGGGCGGCGAAGGCACCGAAACCATCACCCTTTCCGACCCGATCGGCGGCGTCTACAAAAAGCTGGTGATCAAGGACGACGTATTGGTCGGTGCCTGCCTGTACGGCGATACGGCGGATGGTGGCTGGTATTTCCGCCAGATCCGTGAAAACCATGCCATCAGCGAGATCCGCGATCACCTGATGTTTGGCGAGAACGCCTTGGGCGACGTCGGTCACCAAGGCCAGGACAAAGCCATGAGCATGGCCGACAGCGCCGAAGTCTGCGGCTGCAACGGCGTGTGCAAGGGCACCATCGTCAAGGCGATCCAGGAACATGGCCTGTTCAGCGTCGATGACGTGAAAAAACACACCAAGGCCGCCAGCTCCTGCGGTTCCTGCGCCGGCCTGGTGGAACAGATCCTGATCAATACCGTGGGCGGCGCGGCGGACGTCAAGCCGAAAAGCGAAAAAGCCATCTGCGGTTGCAGCGACCTCAACCACGGCCAGATCCGCCAGGCGATCCGCGACCAGCACCTGCTGACCATAGCCGGGACCATGAGTTACCTGAACTGGCGCACCCCGAACGGCTGCGCCACCTGCCGCCCGGCGCTGAACTACTACCTGATCTCCAGCTGGCCCGGCGAAGCCCAGGACGACCCGCAGTCGCGGCTGATCAACGAACGTGCCCACGCCAACATCCAGAAAGACGGCACCTACTCGGTCGTCCCGCGGATGTGGGGTGGCGTGACCAATCCTTCGGAACTGCGGCGCATTGCCGACGTGGCCGACAAATACAACGTGCCCATGGTCAAGGTCACCGGCGGCCAGCGTATCGACCTGCTGGGCATCAAGAAGCAAGACCTGCCGGGGGTCTGGAAAGACCTCGACATGCCGTCCGGCCACGCCTACGGCAAGTCCATCCGCACCGTGAAAACCTGCGTGGGCAGTGAGTTCTGCCGCTTCGGCACGCAAAACTCGACCCAACTGGGCATCGAGCTGGAGCACGACCTGTTCAACATGTGGTCGCCCCACAAGGTCAAGCTGGCCGTCTCCGGTTGCCCGCGCAACTGCTCGGAGGCCGGCATCAAGGACGTCGGCATCATCGGCGTCGACTCCGGCTGGGAGATGTACATCGGTGGCAACGGCGGGATCAAGACCGAGGTCGCCGAATTCTTCGTCAAACTCAAGACCGCCGAAGAAGTGCGTGAATACAACGGCGCCTTCCTGCAGCTGTACCGCGAAGAAGCCTTCTACCTCGAACGCACCGTGCACTACATGCAGCGGGTCGGCATGGAGCACATCAAGAAGGCCGTGCTCGAAGACCCGGAGCGGCGCAAAGCTCTTCACGAACGCCTGAAATTTTCCCTGTCGCTGGAACAGGACCCGTGGAAACAACGCCTGGAACAACCCCAGCTGAAAAAAGAGTTCGAGGTCATTCCCGTGAAGACTCTGGAGGTGCTGGCATGA